A segment of the Candidatus Latescibacter sp. genome:
CTCCGGGCGTGCAGATCATCGTGAATGCCTTTGGACACATCAGTTCTGACATACCCGGACATGGGCGTTCCGATGGGAGGATTGATCAGGGTTTCACCGACTCCCACCTTTATCTTTGAAGGAGGAGTACAGGCCGAAGTTAAAAAAGCGATAAAAAGAGCCATACTAAGGAAAATCGCTGATAGCGGGTTCAACGTATTTTTGAAAATATTTTTCATGAGTTTCCTCCATGAAAGTGTGATAAAAATCAGAAAAATATCAGGAGAGGTAAAGATCAAGGAGAATCAGGATTTGTTTACGAAACAGCATGACCAGAAAACATCCTGCAGCTATAAAGGGTGCAAACGGAATTTCATCTTTTCCTTCTTTTTTTCCGGTTATAAGTTGCATCATACCCCATATTCCCCCGATGGCAATGGATAAAACCAAAGCAATTCCATTCCAAAGTGGTCCAAGAAAAAAACCGGTTACGGCTATCAATTTAAAGTCACCCATGCCCATACTTTCCTTTTTATAGAGAATTTTCCCGATAAACGACATAATGGCGAGAATGGCTATTCCGATAAGGGCGCCTTCTAAAGATCTCAACAAACCATGCTGCCATCCGAAACGCAGAGAAAATGCCAGACCGATAGCGCCGCCGGTAAAAGTCAAACGATCGGGAATAAGCATATATTGAAGGTCGATTATCAGGGCGACCAACAGAATGCAAGTCAACACAGCATCGGCGACAAAATTTACCGATACCCCGTAAAGGTAGAAAAACGCCACAAAAGAAGAAGCGGTTATGAGCTCGATCAAAGGATATTGAAGTGAGATGCGTGTTTGACAGGCTCTGCAGCGACCGCGCAGCAGTACATAGCCGAGAACAGGGATGTTGTCGCGATAGAGGATGGGAGAAAGGCAATGGGGGCAATGGGAAGCCGGGAATGCAATAGATTCTTTACGCGGAAGTCGATAAATCAAAACATTAAGAAACGAACCTATCGACAGGCCGACAAGAATAATGATGCCATATCTTAAAATCTGATATACCATAACGAATATACGCACGGGGATAAAAAAAGCGAGACCATGAAGCAGTCTCGCTTTCGCAAGTCAGCATG
Coding sequences within it:
- a CDS encoding prepilin peptidase, which gives rise to MVYQILRYGIIILVGLSIGSFLNVLIYRLPRKESIAFPASHCPHCLSPILYRDNIPVLGYVLLRGRCRACQTRISLQYPLIELITASSFVAFFYLYGVSVNFVADAVLTCILLVALIIDLQYMLIPDRLTFTGGAIGLAFSLRFGWQHGLLRSLEGALIGIAILAIMSFIGKILYKKESMGMGDFKLIAVTGFFLGPLWNGIALVLSIAIGGIWGMMQLITGKKEGKDEIPFAPFIAAGCFLVMLFRKQILILLDLYLS